One Halichondria panicea chromosome 6, odHalPani1.1, whole genome shotgun sequence genomic window carries:
- the LOC135337544 gene encoding uncharacterized protein LOC135337544 isoform X1: MYCLTVCTCLSLTFLGTSTGDVVGEEHNCVVPREVLCEVLLLKRNGMTMEDIVSRLRCRTVPSGYPIHSWRTLSDGESESLDDKLRSILAQMEFTHVVRSWDQKGVPFRTYIYVPEEHPELGTVFHEREDEGHVYKRMRNSTLMGGPKRFKLERFNEAVYDESANLTYTALIGRRKQSIRDVENFFSSSVANFMNRKGYTYEAQFVTTVRNWRRACDERGLTQLKRCQFNYELLNMLLDELMPWHRTQYDLSLMEVNRYVVDTYVTGSGKTRLLEQNLVLSYS, encoded by the exons ATGTATTGTCTTACAGTGTGTACGTGTCTTAGTTTAACCTTTCTAGGCACAAGTACTGGTGATGTTGTAGGAGAGGAACACAACTGCGTTGTCCCGAGGGAGGTGCTTTGTGAGGTGTTACTTCTCAAAAGAAATGGAATGACAATGGAGGATATTGTCAGCCGGCTTAGATGTAGAACTGTGCCATCTGGATACCCTATACATAGCTGGAGAACCTTGTCAG ATGGTGAAAGTGAGTCACTGGATGATAAACTACGCTCTATTCTTGCTCAAATGGAATTTACGCATGTTGTTCGCTCCTGGGACCAGAAAGGTGTGCCATTTCGCACGTACATATATGTACCGGAAGAACATCCAGAACTTGGCACAGTCTTCCACGAGCGCGAAGATGAAGGACATGTGTACAAG AGAATGAGAAATTCGACTCTAATGGGTGGTCCGAAACGGTTCAAGCTGGAGCGCTTCAATGAAGCTGTTTATGATGAGTCAGCAAATCTTACCTACACAGCTTTGATTGGAAGAAGAAAGCAGTCAATTCGTGATGTGGAAAATTTTTTCTCGTCCTCTGTTGCCAATTTCATGAACCGAAAGGGATACACATATGAAGCTCAGTTTGTGACTACTGTACGAAACTGGAGACGTGCATGTGATGAACGTGGCCTCACCCAACTTAAAAGGTGCCAGTTCAACTATGAGCTGCTGAATATGTTGTTGGATGAGCTCATGCCATGGCATAGGACGCAATACGATCTCTCATTGATGGAAGTTAACAGGTATGTGGTAGAtacatatgtgacaggctctgggaaaaccagactattggagcagaatttagtattgagctacagctaa
- the LOC135337544 gene encoding uncharacterized protein LOC135337544 isoform X2, with protein sequence MLSPTCTSTGDVVGEEHNCVVPREVLCEVLLLKRNGMTMEDIVSRLRCRTVPSGYPIHSWRTLSDGESESLDDKLRSILAQMEFTHVVRSWDQKGVPFRTYIYVPEEHPELGTVFHEREDEGHVYKRMRNSTLMGGPKRFKLERFNEAVYDESANLTYTALIGRRKQSIRDVENFFSSSVANFMNRKGYTYEAQFVTTVRNWRRACDERGLTQLKRCQFNYELLNMLLDELMPWHRTQYDLSLMEVNRYVVDTYVTGSGKTRLLEQNLVLSYS encoded by the exons ATGTTGTCTCCTACTT GCACAAGTACTGGTGATGTTGTAGGAGAGGAACACAACTGCGTTGTCCCGAGGGAGGTGCTTTGTGAGGTGTTACTTCTCAAAAGAAATGGAATGACAATGGAGGATATTGTCAGCCGGCTTAGATGTAGAACTGTGCCATCTGGATACCCTATACATAGCTGGAGAACCTTGTCAG ATGGTGAAAGTGAGTCACTGGATGATAAACTACGCTCTATTCTTGCTCAAATGGAATTTACGCATGTTGTTCGCTCCTGGGACCAGAAAGGTGTGCCATTTCGCACGTACATATATGTACCGGAAGAACATCCAGAACTTGGCACAGTCTTCCACGAGCGCGAAGATGAAGGACATGTGTACAAG AGAATGAGAAATTCGACTCTAATGGGTGGTCCGAAACGGTTCAAGCTGGAGCGCTTCAATGAAGCTGTTTATGATGAGTCAGCAAATCTTACCTACACAGCTTTGATTGGAAGAAGAAAGCAGTCAATTCGTGATGTGGAAAATTTTTTCTCGTCCTCTGTTGCCAATTTCATGAACCGAAAGGGATACACATATGAAGCTCAGTTTGTGACTACTGTACGAAACTGGAGACGTGCATGTGATGAACGTGGCCTCACCCAACTTAAAAGGTGCCAGTTCAACTATGAGCTGCTGAATATGTTGTTGGATGAGCTCATGCCATGGCATAGGACGCAATACGATCTCTCATTGATGGAAGTTAACAGGTATGTGGTAGAtacatatgtgacaggctctgggaaaaccagactattggagcagaatttagtattgagctacagctaa